From the genome of Aerosakkonema funiforme FACHB-1375, one region includes:
- a CDS encoding DUF6883 domain-containing protein, which yields MTYLNPNAVIPEAKLTRYLLVWKPKDDKSGFLAQAGYTLDNWQQLERDLRSLLMNEATLDKESPFGNIYKIEGVLVGSNGVSLQVATFWIVDSFSNETRFVTLLPN from the coding sequence GTGACTTATCTCAATCCAAATGCAGTTATTCCTGAAGCAAAGCTGACAAGATATTTGCTAGTATGGAAACCAAAAGATGATAAGTCTGGGTTTTTAGCTCAAGCAGGATATACTCTTGATAACTGGCAACAACTTGAACGGGACTTAAGAAGCTTGCTGATGAATGAAGCTACTTTAGATAAAGAAAGTCCTTTTGGTAATATCTATAAGATTGAAGGAGTTTTAGTAGGTTCTAATGGAGTTAGTCTTCAAGTAGCGACTTTCTGGATTGTAGATTCATTTTCTAATGAGACAAGATTTGTTACACTTTTACCAAATTAG
- a CDS encoding DUF4926 domain-containing protein codes for MEFEMFSEVSLKEDITEYNLPKGTTAIIVDYCPRPEGQEDGYVLEVLNEEGEAFAVIAVAVSKIEPIAVSMSR; via the coding sequence ATGGAATTTGAAATGTTTTCCGAAGTAAGTTTAAAAGAAGATATTACTGAATACAATTTGCCGAAGGGAACTACTGCAATTATAGTAGATTATTGTCCAAGACCTGAAGGACAGGAAGATGGTTATGTTTTAGAGGTATTGAATGAAGAAGGTGAGGCGTTTGCAGTTATTGCAGTGGCAGTTTCCAAAATTGAACCGATAGCGGTAAGTATGTCTCGATAG